The Populus trichocarpa isolate Nisqually-1 chromosome 11, P.trichocarpa_v4.1, whole genome shotgun sequence genome has a segment encoding these proteins:
- the LOC7455910 gene encoding transcription factor bHLH30, which translates to MVSQALMLDAEKGELLKAPARIGKMGISEAKAFAALKSHSEAERRRRERINAHLATLRGLVPCTEKMDKATLLAAVISQVKEHKKNALEACKGLLVPMDDDEVKVETYFDGTLHFKASICCDYRPELLSDLRNAIDALPLKTVSAEISTLGSRLKNEFVLTNRRNKNALDDAGAIQLLTNSIHQTLTSVMEKGSASPKYSPRTKLPNKRRRVTFFDSSSSSS; encoded by the exons ATGGTATCGCAAGCTTTGATGTTGGATGCTGAGAAGGGAGAACTATTAAAAGCACCTGCAAGAATTGGGAAGATGGGGATATCTGAGGCCAAGGCTTTCGCAGCTTTGAAGAGCCATAGCGAGGccgagaggaggaggagagagaggatcaATGCTCATCTTGCTACTCTTCGCGGTCTTGTGCCCTGCACTGAAAAG ATGGACAAGGCCACATTGCTTGCTGCAGTCATTAGCCAAGTCAAAGAACACAAAAAGAATGCATTAGAAGCCTGTAAAGGTCTTCTTGTTCCAATGGATGATGATGAAGTAAAAGTGGAGACATATTTTGACGGGACTTTGCATTTCAAGGCATCTATCTGCTGTGACTATCGACCTGAGCTTCTTTCCGATTTACGAAATGCTATTGATGCTCTTCCTTTGAAAACGGTGAGCGCAGAAATATCAACCTTGGGAAGCCGGCTAAAGAATGAGTTCGTACTCACCAACAGAAGAAATAAGAATGCTTTAGATGATGCTGGGGCAATACAGCTTCTTACAAATTCTATTCATCAAACCCTAACATCTGTCATGGAGAAAGGTTCTGCCTCACCAAAATACTCACCAAGGACAAAACTTCCAAACAAGAGGAGGAGGGTGACTTTCTTCGATTCCTCGAGCTCGTCTTCTTAA